Within the Cinclus cinclus chromosome 12, bCinCin1.1, whole genome shotgun sequence genome, the region GGCACTAAAACATGGCAAACAAGGAAACTTTGGGAACTTCTGCCTGAGTGGCTTTGCaattcccccttccctccccccattccctcccaaaaAGGCACCTGGGTTGGTTTGATCACTGGTTTCTACAGGctctcacagccctgcaggtTCTATCAGCTGCGAGTGGGAGGGATGTCAGACTCCAGCAACAGCTCTCACACCACCAGGAGTTATCCCTCCAAGAGTACTTAGAGCAGTTTTGTTTCAGCAAACCCAGTGGGTTCCTACCTGAGCAGACCTTAAGGTTGTGTATTGCTAGTCAGAAAAATTCAATAATTCAACTTGGTGTAAAAAATTGCACTTCCCCACTCCTTCCCCACGCACCGAGATCACTTCAGATTAAACACCAGACCCTGCTCTAGAGGGACATTTGTAACACAGCTACAAAGAGGTAGCTAAGTGGCACAGGCCAActtgccttctttttcttttaaaatatactcaGCCTTCATTTTCAACACATTTTTCATAGGAAGTCTTGAAACAAGAGCTGTCTGTTGAGGTGGCACAGGTAACCCCAGCTCGGAGCACTGAGCTCCATCTCCTTTGTGTCCACAGCTGACCACAGGcccaggggacacctgggggactcagcctgtgcagggagcagctggagggggAGGAATGTCTGCAGAGCAATCCCAAGCTCAAGTTTCCCTGCAGGGTCCCTCAGATGAGTCCCACCATTCTGTCGATCTGTCTCATGTAGTTGCTCTTCAGGGGCAGCAGGTACCTCCTCTCATCAGGGACTCTGTTACACTGTTGAGAAAATTTACATCTTTTTAAAAGCTCTGATTCAAGCCCAGGCAAGCCCATCCCCGCTGCAGTCCTTTCAGACCCTCCCAGTACAGAAAATGGTACCAAATAACACTTTTTACTCCAACCTGGCCTCGTTCTTTGCAGacttccagcacaaatcccataAATGAGCAGCGTTTCCTCAGTGCAGGCTGCAGCTTCCAAGCACACAGCTCAGCTTGTTGTGCAACTGAGATTTCCTTCACTATGACAACtgcaaatgtttaaaataatgctCTTTTTCTGGAGCTttgaggggaggagggaaggaaccACACCAGAACCTACcagcagagatttaaaaaattgtCCTTAACTactccagtggaaggtgtccctgcccatgggggtggaatgagatgctCTTTAAAGTCctctcaaaccattctgtgattttgtgattaaaACCAGATCTGTTCTGGTTGGTGATGGGCACTGGAGCCACATCTCTCAGCTGAGGCCTTGCTAAAAAAGGCCCCCTTTATATCCCTAAAACCCACACTGAGGAAGACAAAGCTTGGTTTACATGGTTTGGTTTAGATGGTTTACATGACTCTCTGCTTCTCCCTTTGCCCCTGACAGCAACACTGGAGAGTTTTAAGGGCAaagaagaggggaagggaaaaataatcgGAAGTAAAttaacaaagaacaaaaaaatcgCTGCCAAATACTTCAAAGGGGACAGGTTTCACCTTCACCAGAATCCCTCACATGATCCCATTTATGCTGCTGCTCAACGTGTTTTTCAGGGCAGCTTTCCAGGCACTTAGCATTTCTAAAGGCAACACTCCAGTTGTACCAGCTCCCAAGGGCTCTGCGTGTCCTGCCCGCCCCTTCCCCTGTcccccaggcaggagcagcctgtgctttCCTTACGTTGGAGCTGAAGTTGGCAGCCTTGAGCTcggtgggtttggttttgtgggtgCTGTCCTCCTCTCCAGGCAGGATGTCCTCCCACAGAGAGCTCCGGAAACGCTCATCCACAGACACGATGTGGCCCTCAGTAGTAAACATGAACTTATTCCCAGATTTATGCACTGGATTCTCTTCATCAAACAACTGAAGGAGACACAGGAGGGAGAGACAGTCATTGCAGGTGTGCCACATCCTTCATCTCCCAGTAACAAGGAGTTGGAAACAGGTACTCGGGCTTTGAGGGACCACACAGAAATACCTTTTAGTGCTAAATAATGCAGGAGCAAATGGCAATAAATAGTCTTAATGCAAAGGATTGATCTGAGCAGTTAGAAGAGGAGAGCAGAACATAAACTTCTCACGCAACTTAAAGTGCTCTTATTTTTCTAAGCTGCTCTGTGAGGCATTTCTAGGCTGGCATCCACTCAGCCACagatttatttggttttctgcaCACTAAAGGAGACTGAGAACAGGGGTTTAGGCAATGTCAGCCCAAATGCTTTCTCCTGTGAGTGCCAAAGCCCAGCAGGGAGAAAGCAGAGGCGGCTccaggcagcagggctgaaagCAGCCATGAgctcagagctgagcagcagctccctccagTCCTGCCCCCTCTCCTGTCCAGCCCCTCCCCAAAGatctgcagctccccaggttCAGAAACCACTCCTGGGCAGCTGCCCCACCTCAGAGACTGGGGTGAGCTCAAAGAAGAGGAGCTCAGCCTGAATCTCCTCCATGCACAAACCCCAGAGCTCAGCAGGTTGTCATTAATGATGCCCctcccaaacccagcccagtttctaattaataattaataacctcctgcccctcctgtgccATTTCTGGGCTCAGTGGAACACACACGTACCAGGTACAAATATTTACAGGTTTCACTGAGGAAGAAGCTCTCCATTCGATCCTCCTTGGTCTTCTCCACCACGTGGTGCAACGTGGCATAGCCACACCTGCAACATTGGACATGGGTTTGGGGTCAGTCCCAGCTGTCCTGCTCCCTAAGTGCTGCCCAGACATTCCTTCACTCGGGAGCATCCCCACTGCCAGGGGTGAAGGTCAAATGGAACAAGTGTGCTGTGCAAGCACTCACTGGTTATTGGTTCTGGGGTGCTCAGGGTCTGTGATCACCTGAACCCCactcagcagcaaagcctgacCTGGCCAATCATTACACATTTGTCAAGAAAATAAGTCAATTAATaataaggaataaaaattcACTGTCTTCCCCCTGAGCCTTGCAAGAAGTTCAGCTACTCAGTGTTAAAGTCAGGGTTGACTGCTGCTGTCTGGAACTGGAAGCTGATATCCAACAGCACCTGGCTTAGGGGCCATCCCTCAGTGCACCTAAACACCACGAGGAGAGAAATAATCTTGCAGGATTCCTAGGAAAAATCCCAACTACTATTTTCAACAGTTTTTAGCAGTTGATCATCAACAATGCATTCTGAAAGGCAGTGATAAAATTCCAAAGCTATATAGATGCCACTGGactataatttcattttcagatggGAAAGAAAGAAGTGCTCAGTAAATCAATCATCACTTGTGGCTTTCAAGGTGGGCTGGGTTTTCTGGTTTACCTACATGTGGCAGACTGGATTCTATATAATATTTGTATAATAAAATGTAGGTATATAGcactgagagaagaaaagaacattGAAGACTGACTTTGCTTTTGTATATTTTTCCAAACTCTGCAGAATATCCATTCCCACATGAAGGTAAAATGGGTTCTTTGTGGCCTAAATAAGGAAGACAGACAAGAGTTAGAGTCAGCAATTTTGAAATCCTGTAAAAATAACACAACAAAGGCCTATTGGTAGCAGAGTTTGTGTATCACAGCAAACTTATCTTTATAGGAGCGTGACTTGGATTAGCCAATGCAAGCATCTCACATTTGCTTTAGTGTAAATGCTAGAAAACCTGCAGTTAATCCAAACTCTCTGATCCCTTCCTTGTAGGCAGACAGATATTTTAGTTTATTGTACCTGTGCCTGGACACTACTGCAAGGAAAGCTGTTACATTTACTTTGACAATTTTGGTTGAGCAGTCACAATTCTCTGCCTTGTAAAAATCTGCCAGCAGTTTTTAGAAAAGGTTGTTTAGTGTTGTTTTTGCCTGCCTTATTAAAAAGGGTATTTTTGAAGCAAACAGCAGGTCCACAACGTTGCTCAACACTGCAGTGCCTGCCCAGAGACTCCACATGACAAgaggcagctccagggctgccaAACTTCAGCTTGGTCAGAGGtcggggggggggaaaaaaaatgtgactttctgggggaaaagtgaCTTTCTGAACAAAAGCATTTTGGCCAGGCTGTGATGTGCAGCTCAGAGAAGTCCAATACCTGATAAAGGAGATATGTGGACTCCACCAGCTCCGGCCTCAGTGGGTAGAAGGGAACATCTGGGGCCTGCAGCTGCCAGTTGTACCTCTCTGGGAGAGCTCCATAGCGTTTCCATATGGCATAATAGAAGGCATGGAGACAAATGGCATCTTCCACATCTCCTATCAACACCTGGGCACGAGAGCAGCCAGAGACACACACACTTAGTGCTGCAAGCCAGCAAAGATGAGAGCGTGGCATCTAATGCAACTCTTCTCccataaaacacacacaaaataaccCCCAAAAGTACTCGTGTATTCATTCTCTGCAGTAGAAGCTTTAGCAGAGCCTCACAGCACAGAATACAAATGGTGAGGTTAAAAGAGGGAAGCTGCAAGTCTCTCAGATCCAGCAGAGAGCAGGCCAggcctccccaccctgctgtgtTAATGCAGAGCTGAACTGAACTCTTTATCAGAGCAGCCAGATGCAATCCCTCAGGGGGCAGCTCAGCTCAGAACTCCCACTCATTCCCAGCCCAGGATTAGGATGGGCCTTTCTCCTTGGCCTTTACCAGAAGGAAAGTTTACCTGCAGTCCAGGGAAAAAGGCCTGCAGAGAGTCAATCCAGGTGTTCATCAGCTGGCCCGTGTACATGTTCACATTGACGTACAGGGGAGGGTCACCCTCTCCTTCATTGCAGGCCTCCCGACTGCCAGGGAACAAGAGCAACATGGAAGTGCTCTGCTTgaggagagcacagcacacTGCCACCAGCAAAGGCGAGCAGCCACTGgtttgctgtgctgggctcaTTGTAAAGGAACCCAAACATCAGTCGTGCTCTCAGAGAAGTTAATTCATAAAGGGATGCATCCTATCTTAGAGCTCTGCCAGCAAAATCTCTACCAAAAAGTCATGCCAGGCAAGATCtgttttagaaaaacaaagcagccaatttaatacatttcttttgcAGTGCCAGACTTTTCTCAGCCTTAACATTTATAAATGGGACAGGAACCAGTTTGGCTTCTCTGCACCTGATCAGTTGCTGAGGAAAGAGGAGCCTGCCATGGAAATGAGATTCTGCTCTCCCAGTAAAAAATGAGAACAGATTTTCTAGAGCACGACACAAAGCACTATAAACAGATATGTTTCAGATCTTCCAGAGGATTCACTGCACAAGGAATTGATGCTGACGTGAATCACATACCCTCTCCTCAAGTGGTTCTGAATGTTCTGATAAGCAGCGTTGAACATCTCCAGgtcttccttttctccaaagAGGATGTAGGACTTCAGCAGGTACTCATAGAACGAATCTGACCCTGCTCCCAGTCCACTTTGCTTTCCAACCCAGTGACCAGTCTGGATATTCACAACATTTCCTTTAAGAACAAACCAAAAGTTTAATCTGAGGTTGCAGAGTATACCAGGGAAAAACAATCCAGTCAAGACTTGGGAATATTACACATTCACAAATTCCCAAGAAGGAAGGATCAAAGATTAACATCAGATGAAGTGTTACAGTGGTAGATTCATCTGAGGAACACCCACACACATGCAGTTATTTTAAGTACTTTTAGTCATCTGCCAATCTGAATTATATTAATGGGGACACAAATCAGGGCCTTCAGTTCCATTCCCCAGTCTTGTGAAAAATTCCATTTGAAAACCTGTGCCCTAAAGGAGTCTTTCAGAGACTCCATTTTTCTTAGAAAACCCCAAAGTGCCCTTAGTTCAACACAACCCCAGGGAACAGAAGGAGAATGTGACTGaacagctgcagagggagcagaAGGACAAAGGTGAGGACACCTTTGGTGGAAGAACTGGCCTGAAGGCACAGCAGCAGTCAGACATTACCCAGCAGTCCAGTGTTACTGCTCCTGAGGCTCCACAGGGCCTTCACAGCTCTCCTGGCCACCCATTCGAAGGTGGAATCACCAAGGAGCCTGCTGAGGATCCCAAACTCCACCAGCAAGgacccagctcctgctgtgcaggTCTCGTTGTGGCTGTCTGGAGGAACCCCCTTCTTCAGGTTCACCTGTGAACAGGGACAGGCAGGCTGCACTcagccagctgtgctcacagctgCACCCTCACCTTCAGCAACAAGCCTTTTTGGTAGTTTTTGCACAATGTGGAGCATGGAATGTGCACAGAGACACAAAACCAGCAGTGCTGCTTGGAAAGCTTTCCTGTAGAATTCCTGGCATTCTGCTTCCAGCTTTGTAGCGCCATGCTTAAAGTGGGCAAGCCTCATTTTTCTCTTATGCTTGCTAACCCTTGCAAACTTCACTCCACTTTTTCATGCTTTCCACTAAACATCCAGGTTCTCCCTTCTTTGCTACCCCCCAATTTGTGCTGTTGAAACCAAGAGCTTCCTGAGTGGAtgctcctccccttccccatggAAGGCAGCCTGAAGGGAAGTTACACCATCCTCAGCTGCTTTACCAGGCCCTGAACAGAAGTGAAAATTCACATTTCTACAGCCTGGCAGGTCTGGAGgaaaagcagtgctgctgtctcTAGAAATTAAGAGCAGCCAGGCAAGTGCCAATTATAATTTTGCAGTTTAGGAGTGTTCCAGTAGTAGTGACATCCTTCTGCTTGCCAACTGCATCTGCCTAAAACAGGAGGCTGCAGCATCCAAGAATCCCAGAGTACTGAGTACCCAGTGAGCAGTCTACAGGAAAATTCTAAATTCCAAGCCCAGTatgataaatatttcagaagagttTTATTCTAACATAACTGTTTTAGTAGCAAGTCACCAACAGAGTCACTTTCCTCAGCTATTTGCCTTTACAGTATTCCTTGTTTATGACAATATTGTCAGCTGCTGTGTGACACAGGGAATGCTCTAGCCAAACAGCACAGACACAAATGACTCCTGACCCACAGGGAACAGTAAACACAGTGAAaaagcagctcagggaaaacaTTTACTAGACAGAAGGAGCAACGTCTATTACCCACGTCATCAAAACTTAGGGCAGTTTCCCCTGTGTCATTTTAGAATAACTTGGAGCAGGCTCAATACCCCAAGTGCACATAAAAGGGcacaaaatttaatttgcagGACAGGTGAAACACTGCTTTGAGCCTGTtccccccagggctgctgtgcacACTCACCCGAGGATAGGGAATTCCAGTTTTGGTGTTCTCaaaggctgggagcagcctcaCTGCCAGGTCATGAGCCAAGTGCAGCAGCTCATTGTCATAATCCTTAATGGTCATGTCACCAAAGGGCTGCTTGGTGTCTGTAATGATGATGTGGGCAGACAGCAGGCTTCCCAAAACtctgtgggaaaagggaaattcagGTTTTCAGTCTGTTCTGAACTTCATTCTTCACCTAAACACCTTACTGGTGTCATGTCTGACAGAATTATTACTTTGTGCTCCTTCCAGGCACTACACAAAATGATCTGGTTTTCCCCCACCAGTAGTGAACACATGCAGAAATCATGCTGCAGTCAGCCACAGTATCCCAAAACCTGCTTCTGCAAAATTCATCTGACCCAGGAGTTCTTGTAACAGGTCTGTTTAAGAGTGAAGACCTCCTTGTTCCTGCAAATGGCAGGAAGGGTGTTACATAAACTTAGctctcagaaaaaagaaagcctAGCCAAGTGAAGCAGGAATAAACACTGCTTGagacacacagaaaatgaaaccCTTTAAAATCATTTCCAAGACAGAAGAGTCTTATTTTTATCTAAAATGAAAGTGAAAGTGAGCAGAAGTccatgaaacagaaacaaaccagGGAAAAGCTGTCCCAGAGCTGTTCGCTGGGCCCAGATCTGAGTGTCTGCTGCAAGAGTGACAACAAAAAAGCAGAGTCTGCAAGCACAGAGCCAACCACTGTCTCACTGCTCCAGATCTCACGGGACTGATTAAAATTGTTTCCAGTAAGAAAGGATGGAATATTTTCAtagaacattaaaaaacagCTTACTTGAGGAACAAATTAGGGAATAAAGCCTGCCAAAAACCTCCTAATCAATGATTTCACTTTGAATTACACTCACCAAGTCTTTAACCTTGTTACTGCTTTAAAGACAAGAACTCAGCACCACATACCTGATTGTTGCCTCAAAAACTTGGACTGTGGAGTCTTTGTCAAATGAAACTGTGTCAATCACCAACTTCACTGCCTTCTGGAATTCTGAGGAGTTTCCCATTACcttttacagaaaaacaaagctaGTTTGTACAATTGTTGCTTCACAAGAGGGTTGGGGAAGAGAATGGCAAGTTCACGTCTTAGGCCAGCAGTCAGATTTAGCACACTGAGTGTTCAAACTGCCTGAAGTGTCAGTTCAAGAGTTAAATTTAGCTTAAAACATAACACAACTTACAGAACAATGAAGTTTGATTTAATGTTTATTTGACCAAACACCAGTCCAACCTTTCAGGCTCCTGACCCAACACTGCACATCCAGGAGTCCTCTTAAGGGGTTAAGGCTTCCTACAGGTCTAACCTAGGAAGTGATTTCCACTGCATCCAGAGACAGATTAAATTCAGCCTGAGCTTCAGGGGAGCAGGaatgtgaaaggaaaacacaagtTCCTGCTTGCCTGACCTCATGAAAGGGCTGGGACATACCTAAATTTTAAACCAAAGCACCAGGTGCCAGCTGTCCCTATTGCCCAGACCCAGTGGGGAAGCATCACGTGTTTGAACTGAGCAATGAGGAGCAGAACAGGcttcccccaggcagcagcttctgaaaCTCAAGAGACTTTGGCAACCAGAACCTTCACATTTGAGAAAAGTTAAGCACCGCCCTGCTGGTGAGAGGACAGGAAGGCACTGCTATCAGCCACATAGCACAGATCCCAAACTTCTCTCGCAGTAAAGCATTTCCTTTACTTCTGCTTTCAgttctgctcagagctgccctgcttAAGCAGCTCCTCACCACTGCTGCAGTCCTAGGGTAGAATGGGAAGGGTTTTACACCCTTCCCAAAGAGCCCAAACCACCTTCTGCACCAGAGATCCACATCCTCCATGGCTCCAGCACTTCAGTGAGCCCTAACACTCCAGAGGGCACAAAACCTGCACAGATGACAATAACAAAACCTACTGGGGTCTCTGAAACTCATGACCCCATACCCTATGCTGCAGAAAACTGAGCTGCTGTTCACATTATCTTCCAGTTTTATCAGAGATGCAGGTGTGCCGCAGCTTTACaggcttttccctccttccttttacCACTCTTCACACAGACCTGTGTGTCAGTCAGGCCCCCTCTGGCAAGTGAAACAACCAGAGCTCTTCCAGCTATTGTGCACACAATGAACCCTCCTCCTGATGGACCTCCCAGCAACTCACAGCAGTTCCAGTTCAAATCCACCCACCCCGAGCACCAGTGATGGCATATCCCAAAGAGATCCCCTCTGAACCTTGGGGAGGAGCTCCAAAATTCCCTCTGTCTCATCTGGAAATTTCTGCTAACATCTCCAACTACTCTCATTCTGTTACTCCCACGGGACACCGCTGGTTTGTGATCCAGCTGTTAGCTCATGATCCAGCTGTTTGCAGCACCTGAGGAGCACCCCCCAGCCGGGCAGTCCCTGGGATGGCCAAGGCAGTCCCTGGGGTGGCCAGGGCAGTGTCCCCACACCAAGAACTCACCGCCAGCGTGTCCAGCGCGTCGATCAGCGTCAGGGAGTAGTTCCCCAGCACATCATTGATATTCAGGTTggagctggaagagcagaatcacagaattgttaaggATGGAAGAGACCTGTGCAGATCATCCAAACCCTCAgtccaggcagggtcacctggagcaggtgacacaggaacatgTCTGGGCAGGTTTGGAATGGCTCCAAAGGAGGAGGCTCCACGACTCCTTGGGCAGCTgttccacagctctgccccacTATGGAAAGAAGTTgattccagtacctgaagggagacTACAAGAAATATAGAGGGAGTGGATTGCCAGGAcaaaggggaaatggcttcaaacttaAGGGGAACAGGTTTACGTTGGATATTAACAGGGAATTCTTTCCTGGGAGGGcaggcaggccctggcacagggtgtccagagaagctgtggcaatcgctggaagtgttccaggccagggtggacagcctgggacagtgggaggtgtccctgccatggtagGGGTGGCGctggatgaactttaaggtcccttcccacccaacgATTCATACAGAGGTGGAACTTGTACTGTAGCTTATGGCCTTTACCAGCTGTCCAGCGGCTGGGCCCAGCCTGACCCACACGGTGACACAAACACGGAGCGGTGCCAGCCCGGGTCCCGCAGCACCCACacatccacccacccacccacccacccccgGCCGCACTCACGGGTCGCGGCGGTCGGGCCCGCGGCCCCGGCAGTGCAGCGGGTCCAGCTCGTCGCGGGGGAAGGCGTGCTCCATGTAGCTGTCGTAGCCGAACACGAACATGCCCCGGGCCGCGTCCCGCAGCCGGGCCCGCAGTTGCGGGGGGAAGGCTCCGCTGTAACGCCGCTCGTACTCatcgccgcccgccgccgctccccacAGCCGGGCCCCGGGCCCCGCAGCGCCCGCGGGCGGGCCGGGCAGCGCGGGCGGCCGcgggccggggcagggcaggcgCGGGTGCAGGCAGAGCCCGCGGGCCAGCGcgggcagcagcaccagcagcgcCTGCAGCCCGagccgcagcagcagcagccccagcaccaccGACCGCCATCGCATGGCCGCCCGCGCATAGCGCAGCGGCGCCGCCCGCGCCGCACCGCGGCCCCTTTAAGAGCAGAAGGGAAACGCGGGTCG harbors:
- the EDEM1 gene encoding ER degradation-enhancing alpha-mannosidase-like protein 1, encoding MRWRSVVLGLLLLRLGLQALLVLLPALARGLCLHPRLPCPGPRPPALPGPPAGAAGPGARLWGAAAGGDEYERRYSGAFPPQLRARLRDAARGMFVFGYDSYMEHAFPRDELDPLHCRGRGPDRRDPSNLNINDVLGNYSLTLIDALDTLAVMGNSSEFQKAVKLVIDTVSFDKDSTVQVFEATIRVLGSLLSAHIIITDTKQPFGDMTIKDYDNELLHLAHDLAVRLLPAFENTKTGIPYPRVNLKKGVPPDSHNETCTAGAGSLLVEFGILSRLLGDSTFEWVARRAVKALWSLRSSNTGLLGNVVNIQTGHWVGKQSGLGAGSDSFYEYLLKSYILFGEKEDLEMFNAAYQNIQNHLRRGREACNEGEGDPPLYVNVNMYTGQLMNTWIDSLQAFFPGLQVLIGDVEDAICLHAFYYAIWKRYGALPERYNWQLQAPDVPFYPLRPELVESTYLLYQATKNPFYLHVGMDILQSLEKYTKAKCGYATLHHVVEKTKEDRMESFFLSETCKYLYLLFDEENPVHKSGNKFMFTTEGHIVSVDERFRSSLWEDILPGEEDSTHKTKPTELKAANFSSNCNRVPDERRYLLPLKSNYMRQIDRMVGLI